Proteins from a genomic interval of Papaver somniferum cultivar HN1 chromosome 4, ASM357369v1, whole genome shotgun sequence:
- the LOC113275262 gene encoding sugar transport protein MST6-like: MAGGMAIQADTKDYGGKITMFVLMTCLVAATGGLIFGYDLGISGGVTSMDVFLKKFFPSVYKKMQDDTGRTNQYCKFDSQVLTSFTSSLYIAALVASFCASVTTRIFGRKVSMVVGGVIFLIGSVLNGAAENVAMLILGRILLGVGVGYANQSVPVYLSEMAPAKLRGALNMGFQLAITIGILVANLVNYGTAKIKGGYGWRVSLALAAVPAIIMTVGAVFLPDTPNSLLERGHQEKAKRMLQKIRGNEEVEEEFQDLIEASESAKKIEHPWRNILQPRYRPQLTMSILIPFFQQFTGINVIMFYAPVLFKTIGFGDDASLMSAVISGLVNMFATFVSISTVDRVGRRMLFLEGGIQMLICQILVGVILGMKFGVEGVGSMTKSSSYLVLFLICAYVAAFAWSWGPLGWLVPSEIFPLEIRSAGQAINVSVNMFCTFVIAQLFLSMLCHMKFGLFFFFGGFVLIMTIFIFFFLPETKNVPIEEMNNIWKKHWFWGKYIPDDAVIGVHHTSMKVSNY, from the exons ATGGCGGGAGGTATGGCAATTCAAGCGGATACGAAGGATTATGGCGGGAAGATCACCATGTTTGTGCTCATGACTTGCTTGGTGGCTGCAACTGGTGGTCTCATCTTCGGTTATGACTTGGGAATTTCTGGAGGAGTAACGTCCATGGATGTGTTTCTGAAGAAGTTCTTTCCATCGGTGTACAAAAAAATGCAAGATGATACCGGTAGGACAAACCAGTACTGCAAGTTCGATAGTCAGGTGTTAACAAGCTTCACTTCTTCTCTGTACATTGCAGCTTTAGTTGCTTCATTTTGTGCCTCTGTAACAACAAGAATCTTCGGGAGAAAAGTTTCAATGGTTGTAGGAGGAGTAATATTTTTAATTGGTTCGGTCCTCAATGGTGCAGCTGAGAATGTCGCGATGCTCATTCTGGGAAGAATATTACTCGGTGTAGGTGTAGGGTACGCCAACCAGTCCGTACCAGTTTATCTGTCGGAGATGGCACCAGCAAAATTAAGAGGTGCACTCAACATGGGATTTCAGTTGGCCATCACAATTGGAATATTGGTGGCGAATCTTGTTAACTACGGCACAGCCAAGATCAAGGGTGGATATGGATGGAGAGTTTCTTTGGCTCTAGCGGCTGTACCCGCAATCATAATGACCGTTGGTGCCGTTTTCCTTCCAGACACTCCAAACTCACTCCTCGAAAGAGGTCATCAAGAGAAAGCCAAAAGAATGTTGCAGAAAATCCGTGGAAATGAAGAAGTCGAAGAAGAATTTCAAGACCTTATCGAGGCGAGTGAATCAGCAAAGAAGATTGAACATCCTTGGAGAAACATTTTACAACCAAGATACAGGCCTCAACTTACCATGTCCATTTTGATTCCGTTCTTCCAACAGTTCACTGGTATCAATGTCATCATGTTTTACGCGCCAGTCCTCTTTAAGACTATTGGCTTCGGCGATGATGCATCTCTTATGTCTGCTGTTATCAGTGGACTCGTCAACATGTTTGCCACTTTTGTTTCTATCAGCACAGTCGACAGAGTTGGACGAAGAATGTTGTTCCTCGAAGGTGGAATCCAGATGCTCATTTGCCAG ATCCTAGTAGGAGTCATTCTGGGCATGAAATTTGGAGTAGAAGGTGTTGGATCCATGACCAAGTCGAGCTCATATTTGGTATTGTTCTTAATCTGTGCCTATGTTGCGGCATTTGCATGGTCATGGGGACCCTTGGGTTGGTTAGTCCCAAGTGAAATCTTCCCTCTAGAGATCAGATCAGCAGGACAAGCTATCAACGTATCAGTCAACATGTTCTGTACCTTTGTCATTGCCCAGTTATTCCTTTCCATGCTTTGTCATATGAAGTTTGgtctattcttcttctttggcGGCTTCGTCTTGATAATgactatcttcattttcttcttcttgccTGAGACAAAGAATGTACCAATTGAAGAAATGAATAACATATGGAAGAAGCATTGGTTCTGGGGTAAATACATCCCGGATGATGCTGTCATTGGTGTCCACCATACATCTATGAAGGTTTCCAATTACTGA